Proteins co-encoded in one Deltaproteobacteria bacterium genomic window:
- the pdhA gene encoding pyruvate dehydrogenase (acetyl-transferring) E1 component subunit alpha, with protein sequence MRPGGKVDPSCDPGLSDRDLLLLYEKMVLLRSLDEKGIALQREGRIGFYVPSAGQEACPVGAGHALREGDWIFPSYRDQGMALMRGCPLVTLVAQLYGNSADPTRGRQMPNHWCDRTIRLVSVSSPVATQLPHAVGAAYAAKLRGEPVATIASFGDGGTSTGEFHAAMNFAGVFRTPTVFFCENNRYAISVPVSRQTAASSLAVKSQAYGFRGVRVDGNDVLAVHFVAREALARARAGEGPTLIESLTYRIGPHSTSDDPTVYRSEEEVSAWRKKDPILRFAAFLGKRGLLTETSAAETAAAAKETVRKAVETVEAAPPVPLSSLFEDVYSEMPRHLAEQRDALLSGKG encoded by the coding sequence ATCCGGCCGGGCGGGAAAGTCGATCCGTCGTGCGACCCGGGGCTGTCCGACCGGGACCTGCTTCTTTTATACGAAAAAATGGTCCTCCTGCGGTCGCTGGACGAAAAGGGGATCGCGCTGCAGCGGGAGGGGCGGATCGGCTTCTACGTGCCGTCGGCGGGCCAGGAGGCGTGCCCGGTGGGAGCCGGGCACGCCCTCCGGGAAGGGGACTGGATCTTCCCGTCATACCGGGACCAGGGCATGGCGTTGATGCGGGGGTGCCCGCTCGTCACGCTCGTCGCCCAGCTCTACGGTAACTCCGCGGACCCCACGCGGGGACGGCAGATGCCCAACCACTGGTGCGACCGGACCATCCGCCTGGTTTCCGTCTCCTCCCCCGTGGCCACCCAGCTCCCGCACGCCGTGGGCGCGGCCTACGCGGCGAAGCTGCGCGGGGAGCCGGTCGCGACGATCGCCTCCTTCGGCGACGGCGGGACATCCACGGGGGAGTTCCACGCGGCGATGAATTTCGCCGGCGTCTTCCGGACTCCCACCGTCTTCTTCTGCGAGAACAACCGGTACGCGATCTCCGTTCCCGTGTCACGGCAGACCGCCGCTTCGTCGCTGGCCGTCAAGTCGCAGGCGTACGGGTTCCGGGGCGTCCGCGTGGACGGCAACGACGTTCTGGCGGTGCACTTCGTCGCCCGGGAGGCGCTTGCCCGCGCACGGGCGGGCGAGGGACCGACCCTGATCGAGTCGCTGACCTACCGGATCGGGCCGCACTCCACCTCCGACGACCCGACGGTCTACCGGTCGGAGGAAGAGGTTTCCGCGTGGAGGAAGAAGGACCCGATCCTCCGATTCGCCGCGTTCCTCGGCAAGCGGGGGCTCCTCACCGAAACGTCCGCCGCGGAAACGGCCGCGGCGGCGAAGGAAACGGTACGGAAAGCGGTGGAGACGGTGGAGGCGGCGCCCCCGGTGCCGCTTTCGAGCCTCTTCGAGGATGTCTACTCGGAGATGCCTCGCCACCTCGCGGAGCAGCGGGACGCGCTCCTCTCCGGGAAGGGCTGA
- a CDS encoding CoA transferase translates to MTLLSGIRVLDLSLQLPGPYCTMMMADYGADVIKVDEPEPRVRTPFSGGESGTSSVERYLNRGKKSLTLNLKSGEGKEIFRKLAASADVVVEGFRPGVVKRLGVDHETLSAVNPRLVYCSISGYGQTGPMRDVAGHDINYISYAGVLGVCGRPGAPPTLPPVQIGDLFGGGMMALSGILMALLERQRTGVGRAIDVSMTDGSLAMLALVAPPVMAGEMVEERGNMILTGMLPCYEAYRCADGEYVSVGPLEGWFWKAFVEAVGRPDLEPFQYAAGEEGARVRAELSKAFGTRTRDEWVRAFEGKDVCLSPVLSVAEALSHPNTLARRMVIPVESPSGGTERQLGMPIKAGGVPESPRRAPKLGEHDDEILAGIGYGTERIAALRDAGVVRKRSGGAT, encoded by the coding sequence ATGACGCTGCTTTCCGGGATCCGGGTGCTGGACCTCTCCCTCCAGCTCCCGGGACCGTACTGCACGATGATGATGGCGGACTACGGGGCCGACGTGATCAAGGTGGACGAGCCGGAGCCTCGCGTCCGCACCCCGTTCTCCGGCGGGGAGTCCGGGACGAGCTCCGTGGAGCGGTACCTGAACCGGGGGAAGAAGAGCCTCACCCTGAACCTGAAGTCGGGGGAAGGGAAGGAGATCTTCCGGAAGCTGGCCGCCTCGGCCGACGTCGTGGTGGAGGGGTTCCGCCCCGGCGTGGTGAAGCGGCTGGGGGTGGACCACGAGACGCTGTCGGCGGTCAATCCGCGCCTGGTGTACTGCTCCATCTCCGGCTACGGGCAGACCGGCCCGATGCGCGACGTCGCGGGGCACGACATCAACTACATCTCCTACGCGGGGGTGCTGGGGGTGTGCGGCCGTCCGGGCGCGCCTCCGACGCTCCCGCCGGTGCAGATCGGCGACCTGTTCGGCGGCGGGATGATGGCGCTGTCCGGCATCCTGATGGCGCTCCTCGAACGTCAGCGGACCGGGGTGGGGCGGGCGATCGACGTGTCGATGACGGACGGGTCGCTGGCCATGCTCGCGCTGGTCGCGCCTCCCGTGATGGCGGGGGAGATGGTCGAGGAGCGCGGGAACATGATCCTGACCGGGATGCTCCCGTGCTACGAAGCGTACCGGTGCGCGGACGGGGAGTACGTGAGCGTGGGGCCGCTGGAAGGGTGGTTCTGGAAGGCGTTCGTCGAGGCGGTCGGGCGCCCCGACCTCGAACCGTTCCAGTACGCCGCGGGGGAGGAAGGCGCGCGGGTCCGGGCGGAGCTGTCGAAGGCGTTCGGGACGCGGACGCGGGACGAGTGGGTGCGCGCGTTCGAGGGGAAGGATGTCTGCCTGTCGCCCGTCCTGTCGGTCGCCGAGGCGCTGTCCCACCCCAACACGCTGGCGCGGAGGATGGTGATCCCCGTCGAATCGCCTTCTGGCGGGACCGAGCGGCAGCTCGGAATGCCGATCAAGGCCGGCGGCGTGCCCGAGTCGCCCCGCCGCGCCCCGAAGCTGGGGGAACACGACGACGAAATCCTGGCCGGGATCGGGTACGGGACGGAACGGATCGCCGCGTTGCGCGACGCGGGGGTCGTCCGCAAACGGTCCGGGGGCGCGACGTGA